The Kitasatospora albolonga nucleotide sequence ACAGCGTCAGACCGGAGTCGATGATGTCCTCGACGATCAGGACGTGCTTGCCCTTGATGTCGGTGTCCAGGTCCTTGAGAATCCGGACGACACCGGAGGACTGGGTGCCCGCCCCGTACGAGGAGACGGCCATCCAGTCCATCGTGACGGGGGTGGACAGCGCGCGCGCCAGGTCCGCCATGACCATCACCGCGCCCTTGAGGACGCCGACGATCAGCAGGTCCTTGCCCGCGTACTCCGCGTCGATCTTCGCGGCCAGCTCGACGAGCTTCGCGTCGATCTCTTCCTTGGTGAGGAGCACCGACTGAAGGTCGCTGCCCATGTCCTTCTCGTTCACCCACGTCTCTTTCTCGCCTGCCGGGCCCGGGGTGCGCCCCGGGCCCGGCCCGGCTGTTCGCCTGCGTCTGTGGCGCTCGCGCGTCAGCTCTGCCGAATGACCAGTCTGCCACCCTGCCGTCGGGCCTCGACGCGGCCGGGCAGGTTGATCGCCCGCTGGCCGCGCCAGCCGGTGATCAGGCGGTCGACTTCTTCGAGGTGGCGGGCGAAGAGGGAGCCGGCGGGCGCCCCGGCCTCGATGGCGGCCCGGCGCAGCACCCGGCGGCGTACGGCGGGCGGCAGGACGTAGAGCTTGGCGCACTCCAGCTGCCCGCTGTCGTCGCGTACGGCGAGCTCCGCCTGGGCGGCCCAGGTGTCCAGGGCGTCGGCGTCGTCGCGGGAGAGCTGGGCCGTCCGGGCGAGGGCTTCGACGACGCCCTTGCCGAGCGCCTTCTCCAGGGCGGGCAGCCCCTCGTGGCGGAGCCGGGAGCGGGTGTAGGCGGGGTCGATGTTGTGCGGGTCGTCCCAGACGGGGATCGACTGGACCAGGCACGCCTTGCGGACGGTCTGGCGGTCGAGCTCGAGGAAGGGGCGGCGGTAGCGGCCGGCCGGTCCGGAGGCGGCGGCCATGCCGGAGAGCGAGCGGATGCCGGAGCCGCGGGCGAGGCCGAGGAGGACGGTCTCGGCCTGGTCGTCGCGGGTGTGGCCGAGCAGCACGGCGGCGGCGCCGTGGCGTTCGGCGGCGGCGTCCAGCGCGGCGTAGCGGGCGTCGCGGGCGGCGGCCTCGGGGCCGCCCTCGCGTCCGACGTGCACGGCGACGGCCTCGACGGGGTCGAGGTCCATGGCGGTGAGCCGGGTGACGACCTCGGCGGCACGGAGGGCCGATCCCGGCTGGAGGTTGTGGTCGACGGTGATGCCCCCGGCCCGGACGCCGAGCTTGCGGGCCTCGAAGGCGAGGGCCGAGGCGAGCGCCATGGAGTCGGCGCCGCCGGAGCAGGCGACGAGGACGAGCGGGGCGGCGGGCCGGTCGGGGAGGACGGCGCGGGGGCTTCCCGCGGTGCCCGCCTCGGCGTAACGGGGGCTTCCCGCGGTGCCGGCCTCGGCGTAGCGGGAGAGGGGGGCGGGCGCGGTGCGCCGGGCCTCTTCGGCGGGCCGGTCGTGGCCGTGGTGCCGGTGGGATTCGGTGAGGACGTCGTGGAGTACGCGGCGGACCGCCAGGCGTATCGCCGCGACCGCAGGATGGGGACCCATGTCCGGTGCCCTTCGTGGAGTTTCGGGAGGAGCGTCGAGCGCCGGAACGCGTGAGTCCCGTCACTCAGAGTGCGTCGATGGTGACAGAGGCAAGCTGTTCATCGAGCATTGCACGCCTTCCCATGCCCTCATGGTCCCTCGGATGGGTGATTGGAGGGCAGATCCCCGGCCGTGGGCCGGAAAAGGGTCATGATTCCGCCTTGCGGTGCACCCTTGCGACCCACTCCGCGGGTTTGGCGATCTCCGCCTTGGTGGGGAGGGTGTTGGGCGAGGTCCAGACGCGGTTGAACCCGTCCATGCCGACCTCCTCGACGACCGCTCGTACGAACTTCTCGCCGTCCTTGTACTGGCGGAGCTTGGCGTCCAGGCCGAGCAGTCTGCGCAGGGCCTGGTCGAGGCGGCCGGCGCCCTGGGCGCGGCGCTTCTGGAACTTCTCCCGGATCTCGGTGACGGAGCCGACGACCTCGGGGCCGACGCCGTCCATCACGAAGTCCGCGTGGCCTTCGAGGAGGGACATCACGGCGGTGAGCCGGCCGAGCACCTCGCGCTGGGCGGGGGTCTGGACGACGTCGACGAGG carries:
- a CDS encoding hypoxanthine phosphoribosyltransferase; translated protein: MGSDLQSVLLTKEEIDAKLVELAAKIDAEYAGKDLLIVGVLKGAVMVMADLARALSTPVTMDWMAVSSYGAGTQSSGVVRILKDLDTDIKGKHVLIVEDIIDSGLTLSWLLSNLGSREPASLEVCTLLRKPDAAKVAIDVKWIGFDIPNEFVVGYGLDYAEKYRNLPFVGTLAPHVYGG
- a CDS encoding tRNA lysidine(34) synthetase TilS, which produces MGPHPAVAAIRLAVRRVLHDVLTESHRHHGHDRPAEEARRTAPAPLSRYAEAGTAGSPRYAEAGTAGSPRAVLPDRPAAPLVLVACSGGADSMALASALAFEARKLGVRAGGITVDHNLQPGSALRAAEVVTRLTAMDLDPVEAVAVHVGREGGPEAAARDARYAALDAAAERHGAAAVLLGHTRDDQAETVLLGLARGSGIRSLSGMAAASGPAGRYRRPFLELDRQTVRKACLVQSIPVWDDPHNIDPAYTRSRLRHEGLPALEKALGKGVVEALARTAQLSRDDADALDTWAAQAELAVRDDSGQLECAKLYVLPPAVRRRVLRRAAIEAGAPAGSLFARHLEEVDRLITGWRGQRAINLPGRVEARRQGGRLVIRQS